A window of Glycine soja cultivar W05 chromosome 13, ASM419377v2, whole genome shotgun sequence genomic DNA:
agtagTTTATGTGGTGAAAGTGTAAAATGTTACACTATTTTTATAAAGATCTTAGAAGTTATTTGGTTAATACTAAACAATGAATACTAAAAgggtttttaaagaaattattaattagaaatgctaatgattttattttaccaactttttaatgcttttttatcatataaaattttttGTACGGGTCAATCAATTGATGACTCGTAAAATacttattatgaaaaataacaTTGTGATTAATTGCACAAACTATTTATTAAAAggattataaaaatcaataaacttgTCGTTAATGACAATGGATGATGACATAAGTATTAAAAACTTTATCTTCTCTGTACTTGAATAAGTTCAATGTAAAATGACTCTTTTACCTTGTTGGAAATTAAATAGATGGGTTTGAGTTTCATCAAAATTTGTAGAAATATATCGATAGTAGATAAATTTTGTAATGAAACTCACGTTTAGGCTGACTGCAAATCTTTCCCATTCAATCCTTATAGAGCTACAGAATTAATGAGCGATGAAGAACAAAGACTTTGTTATTACTCTGAAAACCTgatattattaatatactaGTAAAGTAAGCATCAACATAAAATTACTTTCGGAGATTAATGACAAATGCCCAAAACGCCCAGCCCAGCCAGAAAAGGAATTAACACTTTTTGAAAGGATCTTTATATAACTTACAACCTACAACCAAATTCACATTTAACAAAACATGATATTTTTAAGGActgtgaaaaaaaagaaaaccagTATTCAGTAGGATGCAGTCTCTTCCGAGCATGAAGGTAAATCACAACTCTGTCCAAATATATCAGGGATTCCGTCCCAATTATTCTTTTCTCTTGTTTCCCAATAGCCACCAATATATCGGTAACAACCATCCTCTTCCTTCTTAAACCATCTCGGTTGCCATCCTCTTTCTTGCATCTTTCTTGCCTGAACCATGAAACAAGCATAAGTTCATTGAAAGAGTCTTATAATTAGAGACGGAAGAAGATAAGGTTACGAAGATGAAAAAATGGGACATCCTGAAGCAGCATATTCCAATAAACTCTAGATTCCATGGATCAAAAGTCGAGAGTTGTGGGTAATTTACCTGTCTCTGCAACTGTTCAAGTCTTAGTTTTTCTGCATTTGCCAGCTCATATTCTCCATTTTCTAAATGTCTTTGATCTGGTCTCAACCTTGAGTCAGTTGGAGGCAACTTCTCTGATAAACCAGGTAATATTTCATTCAAGGAAATTGCAAAAGGAGAGAGGTTGTATCTTGTCTTCGGTAAATGGTTGTCCCTTTCCCACAATAATGCAGCTTCTGTCATCGGATCATAACCTTTTGGCTTGGTGGTTGGATCCCCAAGTACATAGTACATTGCTTCATCCCACTTCCCAATTAACATCGCTACCTTCTCTCCAGTTCTGTTGTCTTGAACAAACCCATGGACCTGttatataagattaaaagttCTTTCAGTCTTATAAATGTGCTAACTGAATTGAAAGTGCAGCAGGTAAGAAAATCCTGCTAGACGGAGTTCTTTATTTTCCACTTAGAAAGTACAAACAGAATTTTGATAGTGAATTAAGTTGAATGATAAAGTTGGGGAGAAAAAAGGATAAAGAAAGGTGTTTTGTCCAGATAAAATAAGGGAAAACATAATACATTCAAGAAAACAAAGTTTATTACTTATCTATCGAAtcattcaaatttaaacaacaaataaTTCATGCAGTCTCAGTCCTAGTTGCATTTATAATCCTACCTGATGTGGATTTCTGTCAATAATGGATTGCTCCTTGAATTTCAGTTTGCAAGAATAGTTGCCACTGCCCTTGATGTGCATGGTACCGTAGTGGTCACAATAAATTTTACCTAGTATGATATTGTATATGGAAGTGGTGACCTTGCTCCACTGAAATGTTTCACCATCCTCAAACTGTAGAGTGAGGACACCCACAGGATCTAACTGGATAGAACGCCCCCagaattttcctttcaaattAGAATCTGCCCAAAACTTCCAACCCCTTCCCTCACAGTGACAAGCAACAATCATTGGATGATGACTAACCTGGAACAAGCTTCTTGTTAGATGAAAATTAGCAGCATACAATAGACACAAATCACTGCCCTTTTTCAGATTCAATAACAAAAGGCAAGAATGAAGCAACAAATTTATTAGTCTATTTTTTGCCGCATTTGCCTGTAAACTTTGACTCATTCCCATTAACCTTGATTGAAAAGTTAAAAGGAAAAACCCAGTTACCTTTTCAGAAAAAAACTTAAGTCCTTTATCTGGATAGTCAGCTTCGTAGGTCTCCCCAAGTAAAGGATTAAAAGGTTTACATTGTCGACCTTCAGTTGACGCATAGCTAGACACAGCAAAAGCTGCAATGTTTAGAATTCTCATCAAGTCATTCCCCTGCACAatacaaaacataattttcaaaCAATGCTAATTCAATAAACTAGAAACATACAAAGCATGCACTTAAAGTGTGAAgctgaatatatatatttttttttcatttctcaacTTTGTTCTACAACAGTAAACTTGGATAGCTGAATGATACTGCATTTCACATTAATATTGTTCATGCCCTAGCAAAGCATACTTTGTTTATATTCCAACCTTGTCCAAGCATTATGGTTTATTTATGTGTTATGATTACAGGcctaattttaatattcaaaatacCTTTTATATCATTAATTGAGCTTCATTTTATTCATAAACCCCATCAAGCCAAAAATTGTAATTTGGAAGGCACTGATCAAGGCCAAGTAGCTAACTCTCAGACCACTCCTGCCATTACCTCCACCATAACCCATAGGCCATAATTGACAAAGCCATACCCTTAATTTACCCAGGAAAATTCTAAACCAACTCATTAATCCTAATGTTTTGGCTGTATAGCAGCTGAGAACAATTTTGAATCTATATTGACCAACATGTTTATCCTATAAAAACTCGAGTTTTTATGGGCAGTCAAAACTAACAAGAAATACAGAACaaaaaagtcttttttttcAGTCTGAGGCATAAGTCAAGCAGCGGAATAGCCAGACAGCAGCTGTATAATAGAAAATTTGTAAATGTGAGGCaaattcatttctttcttctaGCATCTGTAGAAATGGCAAATCAGGTAATGGTACTAGAAATCAAATTGAGTGAGAGAGAGACTAACTTTAAAACAGAAGTGAAGACAGATTCAATAAGCCTAAATACTAGACAGGATGAATTCTGATTATACTAGTTTAGAACATGTGGATCAAGTGCAAACTATCAAGCAATTGAATTTTTGAAATCTTTATAAGTAGCAATTTCCTAAAATTTAACCAAGCATATTATCTACCTTGATAAAATGAACCTAGGAGATCATGCTTTTAAAACTGCTTTGTGACAAAAGAAAGCACAGCTGAGGACCTGACCTGCTTTCCCCACTCCAGTGCTCTATCAACCAGGTATGAATACTCTAGGTCTTCAAAACACTTTTGCAATGAAGACAGTGGTTCGTTAAAATAAACAGGGAGACAAACTCCAGAAAGATCCTTCCCAATATTGTCTTTAATAATTGACCACAAACCAACAggcttctctttttcttttggctCTGGTAGGTTATCCCTTCTTTTGACATATGGATAACTTACATCTTTGATCTCCTTGTCAAACCCATGCACACCATCATAACAAATATAATCTCTATCGAATATACTAGCATTGCCCATACCTTCCCTACTTCGATAGGAAGCACTTCTTAGGGCATCAGAatacaaaaattcatttgtGTCAAAATATGTTCTATCCTCATCATCTGTTTCAACATCTGCTCCATCTTGACTTTCATTATCCGCCACTGAATCAGTAGCACTGCCCTCCGACATGACGGAATAGAAATCTgagaaataaagagatcaaGGAGTAAGTGGACTGCTACTAACATGAAGACTTCATAATCAAAACAACCAGTTTGTAGATACAGATACATCATCAACTTCCTAATACTTCATTCATACAAGATACAACCAccacaaataaataaagttgaaaATGAATGCTTTAGATGATAGGTGGTTATTCAATCTCAGAATGGCATTACCATTGAAAGATCTgcttgaattaaaatatatgatcagATTAAACACAACAATCCAAAATGGCATTCATATTGACTTCCTTTGCAAGTACAGATTTTAAAGGTAATTCAAGGCAAAAGACATGACAATGGACATTAATACTCACCACTAAACCTTCTATTTCCTTGTCCACAGTATGATTCACGTTCCTTTGTTTCATCCACTACAGTAGTTTCCAACTCTATTTTCTCTGTCtgcatgaattatttttaagagaaaactAGTAAGAATCATCATTTAACATGGCACTGACAGCATATATAGGAGCAAATGGGATGTGAATTGAATAAATTCCATGACCAATTCCAGAACACTAGTATGCACTCATTCAATAATGATAACAGGCTGAAGTGATAAATTGCTAGAAAAAAACAAATCTTCATTACTATAAAAAGTGGTACATTGATTGTGCTTTTTTTCATAGTGGAATACAGTGATTGACCTAGGGGTAAGCCAAATCTAAGTAATCCAGGTGAGGAATGACCACATCAGTGATAGagaaatattactttttttgttgtaaaCAGAAGCATTACTTTAAGCTACTGAGGGAGGTTCAAACAATATATCCTAATCCCTACAATATGCtttacatggaataaaatgTCAATATTTGTCTCAATATCTTTCTGCACATTTTGAATTACCTAGAAAGTTAATGCAGAACTGAAAGCCATGTAAATGTAACATCCAATGCTTCCATCATTAGGTACTAATTCCTAcagttatatttaaaatcttaaGCCAAACAAGAGGAGCTGGGAAAACTTTTAAACTGCTAGCATGGCCAGGCCATATAACCACTATTGTGTTATAACCATCTATAATAAAATTGCAGCTTACTAATTAGGAGAGGACGTGTTCCAAAGGAAAGACTGATATACCTCCAGTTGTTTTAAGGTGTCCAGCAACATAACATGTTTCTGCTGAAGAAACTTCAACTTGCTTTGAAGATAAGAGACTTCGGAAAGCATAATAGACTCACAGTCATTAATGATTGTTTCACTTATGCTTTCCTGTGACAATCGTGATCGCAGCTTCTCTGTTGAAACTACGATATCTTCTGAAGTTGCAAGATCGCTACTTGTTAGAGCTCTAGGAAAAAGATCTTTTGCAGACTGCAAGGCCTCAATCCACATGGCTCTGTCTTCTCTAGACACGCACCTCAAGTGAAGAGTTTTTGTCCCAGTAAATATGGAAAGCCGCTTATCATCAGACTTGCTGGAACGAACTGAAGAAACCTGTGAACAAGACATATTTAGATTTAGCACTCACTGGAACAGACAAGCAAGGAAAGCTGATACatgtattaaaattgaaaaaaaaaatgaatcattttTGTTTGTCAATGATAAAAGTGCAAGGATACAATCAAAACACAGTAAAATACTACTTCTGCAGATGTCAATTTCAGCAGCAGCTAGTGAAAGACATTGCAGAACCCATATTTCAAAAGCGCGAGTGCCAGACCCAGATATAATTTAACCAATAGTCAATTACTCAACTTAACTCAAACATCAAGTTATATGGGCAAACAAATAAGGATTGTTTACTCAATATttcaaatacatattttaaacaCATTTCAGAGTGGATGCATGCTTGCATGCAAATGCAAAAGTAACGTGTAAGCGTCAGTTCTGGACGTTTCATTCAACACCCTGCGTTAATTGACACGCGAACAATCAATGTCTTACTCCTCTGACCTGATAACTGATAACCCTTGACCAAACAGCATGGAGAGAGACTCACAAAACTTCACTTTgtacatacacacacataacTAAAGCGGTGATTTAAACTCCGATAGCAAAAGAACCCGTTAAAATACAACTtcaaac
This region includes:
- the LOC114381963 gene encoding oxysterol-binding protein-related protein 1D-like translates to MNPLCCIAPVSIDRDRPNHVLAKSPAQCQLGLDASIRTVNHASKSSSSTQDSSVAVDSVKATSAVADLPEEEEPRDSKAFSGGNGGGVAGSVAGILYKWVNYGKGWRSRWFVLEDGVLSYYKIHGPDKILMSPAKDRSVRVIGEESSKFVKKANWNLNLNRASSGGGVGGGNSSNNGKQCKPFGEIHLKVSSVRSSKSDDKRLSIFTGTKTLHLRCVSREDRAMWIEALQSAKDLFPRALTSSDLATSEDIVVSTEKLRSRLSQESISETIINDCESIMLSEVSYLQSKLKFLQQKHVMLLDTLKQLETEKIELETTVVDETKERESYCGQGNRRFSDFYSVMSEGSATDSVADNESQDGADVETDDEDRTYFDTNEFLYSDALRSASYRSREGMGNASIFDRDYICYDGVHGFDKEIKDVSYPYVKRRDNLPEPKEKEKPVGLWSIIKDNIGKDLSGVCLPVYFNEPLSSLQKCFEDLEYSYLVDRALEWGKQGNDLMRILNIAAFAVSSYASTEGRQCKPFNPLLGETYEADYPDKGLKFFSEKVSHHPMIVACHCEGRGWKFWADSNLKGKFWGRSIQLDPVGVLTLQFEDGETFQWSKVTTSIYNIILGKIYCDHYGTMHIKGSGNYSCKLKFKEQSIIDRNPHQVHGFVQDNRTGEKVAMLIGKWDEAMYYVLGDPTTKPKGYDPMTEAALLWERDNHLPKTRYNLSPFAISLNEILPGLSEKLPPTDSRLRPDQRHLENGEYELANAEKLRLEQLQRQARKMQERGWQPRWFKKEEDGCYRYIGGYWETREKNNWDGIPDIFGQSCDLPSCSEETASY